The stretch of DNA CAGCATTTGATAGCATTCCGGTTTTTGCAGAATCAATGCCAATATCTTCTACAACTACTTTTATTTGGTCGTATACTACTTGTGGCGGCAGATCATACACACCAAAAACACCAACAGTGTTTTGAACTGTGATGGACGTAATAGCAGACATTCCATATACGCCCAAAGATGTCATAGTCTTTAAATCTGCTTGAATGCCTGCACCACCGCCACTATCAGAGCCAGCAATTGTTAAAGCTTTAGGAATTTTTCTCATCTATTAATCATCAAAGTTGCTTGGAAGTATTTTTGAATAATTAATTTCTGCTTTTGAACCTTCAAGCCATGGCTTTCTGCCATAAACTAAAACCTCTTCCGCTTCAACGTTTTCAAACCAAGCACCGGCTAATTTAGTTTTTCTAAAATCACTATAGCTAAATTTTGTCATTACAAAAGAAGCTTTTTGAAAATCTGAACCTCTTACATTAGAGTGTCTCATATCTACATAATCAAACACAGCTTCTGTAAATTTGCAATCTTCAAGTCTAACGTTTAGCATATTGGCATTTTTAAAATTACCTTTAGATACATCACTTACTAAAATAGCTGT from Sulfurihydrogenibium sp. encodes:
- a CDS encoding pentapeptide repeat-containing protein translates to MELTREEIEKLIKEGKDLDFSFMDLEGIDLSGLDLSNATFTGANLKNANLEGANLEGAFIADANFENANLKDANLHKAVLQRVNLRNANFENANLFRTAILVSDVSKGNFKNANMLNVRLEDCKFTEAVFDYVDMRHSNVRGSDFQKASFVMTKFSYSDFRKTKLAGAWFENVEAEEVLVYGRKPWLEGSKAEINYSKILPSNFDD